A region of the Fulvia fulva chromosome 7, complete sequence genome:
ggcatagagtagtatagcaacctaactacgaagcgaacacattggcctctaggggtacctattatagaggaaggttctaggatacacgaatactagctacccctacggctatcgctcctagaacgtacggtacgtactcctcgtctgtccgaggtggtcgctaggaaggggggagtagatagtaaaggcgaggaaccggacgattagggcacttcttaataacgctaaggacctacggcgtattacgaactagatactagagaagggctggctagaatagtaccgcctagtaggagtagtataggaagagaggacacgacatagcgcgacgagaccggctaggagcgggggctaacggggtagtaacatagactacgtacgtttagagggaaagctaatctagataaggagtagtcgggggcgggaagggttttcacctattcgggtttccctttatatataacaatagatatatacctatataggccggatagggtcctagaacaggggaatgacaaatctatctatctatatagcttagatatacctaagagcGGTACGTAGACACCGTAGCGAACAAGCGTAAGCCTATACTAAGATACGCGATCGGCGATAAGGTTTGGCTAGATACTAGAAACATCCGCACTCGAAGGCCCTATAAGAAACTTGACTATAAGAATATAGGTCCCTTTACGATTACCCGTAAGATTAACGACCTTTAGGAAAGTATACGGATATACCCGAGGttctatactagtatactacgcctAGTAAACGACGACCTATTCCCTAATTAAAGCTAAGGTCAACTACTTATCGAGGCCTCCGAAGGCGATAGCGAGGAGCTAGATAAATATATAGTTAAGGCGATTATAGACAGTAGATAGACTAGTAGAGCTAAGAAGTATATAAAGTATACCGTCCGTTAGGAAGgtagtactattatagaaGTACCTTATAGCAAATTGAAAGGTAGTACCGAGGAAGCGATAGTAGATTATTATTATAAGAACCCGTTAGCGGCTAGTCTACTACCTAGATAGCGTAAGCCTAAAGGTTAGATATTAGACGATCTAGATATCGTTACCGATAGTCGACCCTACGACGCCCGCGTAATATAGATACAACTTAAGGCAAGCTAAGGCTTAATATATAGTTAGCTTGTCTAAGGCATACTACGGTATACTATAGACTCGACTTACGGCTTACTACGGcaagatatatagtctccctacGGTTAACCCGACGTAAGCTAgcgcttcctaatagtaCGGTCCTTCCTTACGGATATATCCTACGGCGATATGTTTCCGCGTACGAGGGCGTACGGCGGTTTAAGAAGGGGGGTAGTGTTACGGTTTacctcgtaaggctatacTTAGTGTTACGTgacctagtacgctagcgcgCCCGGACCCTAACCTCGGCGTTTACTTTATCGCGGCTTCGCGACTTTCTTATCttctcttctttatagaacttattcgattctaaggtattaataTGTTTGCGccctatcttacgccttgtctatattagttagtatTACTACGTTAACGCCGACACCGCGTCGCGGCTTATATACCTTAATCTAATTAAGAATAAGTTAGCTAAGGCTAAAGAAGGTTAAGAAAGAAGCTACCGAAGGGCGAAGAGGTTATTAAAGACTTAGTAAGCTTAAAGGTTAATGTTTATAGTTAGATTAATTTGGAATAAGAGCGTACTTTTATACTTACGTTCTATACGagctacctaatactacgagcttctaacgatataggaAGGCGCGTATACGCGTAAGAAGCTCGCGGCGAGGTTATCTAACGGGGTTAGTAAGCTCgtagtaagcttaggtagtagagttaAGCCGCGTAAGGtagttatatatacggagtaaagtaagctaaagggtCGTAGACTAGGAAGCTACGACGAAGGAAGCTAAAGCTTTAGGATCTCTTTTGTTATCGATTTAAGTATATAGGCGATCAGGCTGGCCGCCTTAGGCTGACATAGGTGTGTCAGGGTCTAGTAGGGGAGGATGTGACGTTCTTATCCGAACACACCGCCGGCTTGGCGCTTAGCTTTGTATTTAGAGTTTTCTTAGGTAGCTTTCCTGTATCTCAGATTCACACTCGCCAAGGTTCTCACATAACGTGAGTATCATAATCACGACACGAAAGAGATGAGACACACTGATACACGGCAATTTCCAAACATTTCGATCGTTCAAAGCAGTATGTACACTGGCCACCGACGCACCAAGTGTCTCATACGAATAAAGCATCCTCTCCGCACTATTCTCACATCCTCCACCACCGTTTCATCTGCAACCCGTGTACGCGCTTCGTCGAAGAGTATACTCGAAATACCAGCGGAAGAGCTGAGCTAAAGAAGATAGCAGCAAGCAAGCAAGCCGCCCTCAAGTCTCGTCATCGCCCAGTGCATGCCCAGGCAACCAGCGAAGCCGCCCAAGCACACGACCTTCCCCAGCATGATCGCAGGAGCAAAAAGCAGGAAACGCATAAAGACATCGCATCGCATCGCGGTGAGTGATGCCGCGCTTCGCAAGAAAACGTAGATCTATCCCGATAACGCCGTCGCCGTTTTGATGTCGCAGTCGAGTCCCCTTGACCGCCAGCAAACTGTGCAGACCTTTTAACATAAGACAGGTCAGAAGAAGAAGAGCACTACGTGGAAAATGCAAGCTCTATCCCTTGGTCCCGATTGATGATGTATGTGGCGAATTAGAAGACGTTTATAAGAAGTCCGAAGTGTTGTTACAGCCGTAAAACGGAGAGCAAATGGGTATCTCAGGCGTTAGCATCATCATCTTGCGCCGCTGGTTCGGTGCGTGCAGTCGGCGGCGACGCGGGAGTCTCTTCTGGCGCTTCGCCTGACGAGTCAAGTGCTGCAAGTGCGCTGTAAACGTGTTAGCTGATGGTGTAATTTCATGTGAGAAGAGACTGATGCTCACCTGAATGCGTTCTGTGCTGTGCTTGGCTCGTCCTTCTTGTCAACCGGTGGCGTGTTCGTTCGGGAGGTGCCCGTAGAGCCCGGCCCGAGACCAGCTGCGCCACGTCTGCTGCCAGTGCGACCACTGCTGAGTGCAGACGGACCAAGACCGCCACCAGGACCGAGACTGCCTCCAGTAGGGCGGGGATTGGAACCACGGTTTTGAAGTCGGCGCAGATCGTCCATGTTGACGTTCGTGCGCGTGTAGTCCTGTGGTGGTGGCATGCCGCCGCCAGAGAAGTTGCGAGCGTCGCCACGACCCGATGGCATTGGTCCACCACGACCGCCACGCTGCGTCTTCTGTCGCTCGAGTTCGGCCTTGGCCTGGGCAGCCTCAGCCTCTTCGTGGATCTGCTGGATGGTCTTGGGGCCCTTGTCAGAGTCTTTGCCCTTCCAGCCGGCTTTGCGCAAGTCGATCAGGTCCATGACCATGAATTTCGGTCTGCTTCCAAGGGCGTCGCTCTTGACGATGCTGTCTTCGATCCGCTGGAAGTATGTGACCATTAGGCCTCGACCTTGCTCTTCCTCTTCCATTGATGCTCCGACTGCCTTGAGAAGTGTCGTCAAATTCTCAACGGTAGCCTCGTCTGGATCACCTTCGAAGTTGAGGAGGCGCATAACGCACTCGTGCATGATGCGAAGTGTCAACATGCGAAGCTTGTAAAGCTGACCGATGAACTGGATCAGACCGAGACCACGACGTTTGGCGGCGGCTGCGATGTAGTAGTCATCAGTCAGCAGGGCAGCCTCTTCCTCGCCCTCTGGCTTGTCGGGAAGGTTGGCTTGCCAGCCGCGCTCGAACTCCTCTTGACAGCGGTTGAGTAGGTACTTCCTGAACAGCGCACCGCCGACAACAGGGTTACCGTTCTTGTCTTTGATTGTCTCGTCGCGAATGTCGGTGCTCATTGTTGTAAGCATCTTGTGGCAGAACTTGGCGTACATACCAGCCCAGTGAGCTTCGTCGCAGGCTTTCTCGAAAGTGAGCTGGATAACTTGTCGAAGTGTGCGGCCATCTTGCTCAGTCTTGGACTGCGCTGCAATCTCGAGGATCTGGTCGGCGATCTTGTCGAATTTCTCCGGTGTCATCTTGTTGAGTGCAGCCTTGACCTTGCGCTGCACCATGTCAGGCGCCATGTTGCCTGATGGGTCAGGTCCAGCAGAAGCCGCTTGACCAATGCTGGTGGGCTTCCAACCGCTTGATGACTTCTCGAGTGGcgcgagctccttgttcgcGGTGAGCGGCATCTTTGCAGCCATGTCGGATTCTTGTCGTCGGCTTGGGTTGTCACGTTTGCTACTGCCCTTTCCGCCACGCGCACTCGGGTTGCGTGGTGAACCAGGGCCAATTCCGCCCGCCATGTTGAAGCTGCTGTTAGTGCGAGACATCATAGCGCCGGGAGCACCCATGCCAAGATTGCTTGGTTGACGACCACCCATTGGTGGCGCCATGCCACCAGGTCGAGGTGCACCAGGCATCTGGTTCGACATGGCGAAGCGCTGCTCGGAGGTAGTACCACGAGCATTGCCGCCCATCGGACCAGCAAAGCTGCCCATTGCGCCACCCATGGCGCCGAAAGCGCCGCCAGCACCTGGACGGTTGGATCCACCTCTCGACATAGCACCTGAGGGTGTGCGTGCAGATCCAGGACGAGCAGAGCCAGGTTCGTCGCTTGGACCCAAAGTCTCCTTAACTTTCAGGTCCCAGTCAACGGATGGCTTCTCCTTGAACACATTCTGGAACTGGAGCAAAAAGTCCTTGTCGTAAGCCTTGCCCTTCTGCCGGGACTCGTTGAGCGCCGGGTTGGGTGACTTGAAGCCATCGGGGTACTTGGCATCCTCCTTGAGCTCGAGGAAGCGGGCTGACTTGAGTGCCTGCATACCAGGTGTTGGCTCTGCTCGCTCGACCTGCTTGTTGGTCTCGAGCTTGAGGTGTGCGGGCTTGGGTTTCTGGGCACCACAACGAGCAGGGGCTGCCGCAGGTGTCTCTGACTCCCCGCTGGCCTCTGCAGGAGTGTCGTCTGATGCAGGTGTATCTGCACCACTTTCTGGAGCCGAACCGAGTTCAGGATGCTTGTTAAGCTGGGCAAAGAGTGCCTTCTTCTCCTCGTCGGCATCGGTAGCAGCGCCACCCTCACGCTCACGGTCACGGGCTTCCTCGCGTGCCTCAGCTTCACGCTCCTGGCGCTTGAGTTCTTCGTCCTGTTGCTTGGCGCGCTCGGCCTCTTTCGCAGCTTGCTCTGCCTTCTGCTTGGCCTTCTTCTCACTGTAAGCCCGCTCgcgctcctcctcttccttcTCTGCTGCTTCCATCTCGGCGATCTCACGCTCCAGACGCTCGTCTTCTTCCTGCTGCTTGCGAGTCTTCTCGGCCTCGTCATCCTCGGTAGCCTTCTTTGCAGCAGCAGCATCGTCCACAGCCTTCTTGTCCGAAGCAGCCTTCGCGGCGGCTTCCTCAGCCTCGGCGGTTGCCTTCTCGATCTTATTCTGGGCAGCTTCCTCTGAGGCGGCACGTTCCTTAGCCTTGGCATTGGACGCATCCTTCCCGCCCTTCGCCTTCTCTTCCTCAGCCTCCTTCCGCTTGTTCTCCTCAGCTTGTCGCTTGACTCGCTCGACGAACTCATTCTTAGTCTTTTCTGGGTCTTGCTGAGTCTTGCTCTCGGTGCGGTTGTGTTGGGTACTGGGCGCTCGTGGTGGCGGCGTTGGGTTACTGGGAGTGGAGACAATGACAGGGGTGCCTGGCTGGGCCTGTGGGTTCGGTGAAGGTGCGGACTTTTTGAAGTCAACGGCGTTACCTGAAGCATCAGTGATCTTGATGGCACTGCTCTTTTTGGGCCGCTGGAAGGCAGAGCTTTGCGAAGCGTTGGGAGTGTGCGATGGTGCAGCTGGATTTTGTGCGGGTGTCTGAGGGTGACCGATAGCAGATGTTGGACGGTTCGATGTCTGCGAGCCGGTCCGGTTCATATCGGCGGCACCGGGAGTGCCAGGTGGGTGGAACGGGGGCTGTTGCGCATTCGGCGGCATGGTGAATGGCGTCGGGTAGCCAGGGCGCGGACTCTGTGGTGGCTGGCCATAGTAGTTTTGCGGATAGTAAGGCTGATAATAGCCCTGGCTTGGGTCGAAGTTGGGCATGCCGTACATTGCCTGCGTTTGTGATGTGGTTAGATGGAGGTTCATGATAGACATACTGGGAGACAATTTTGTCGAAGATTTTGCTGTCGACATCAGTGCGGTCTGTAGCAACGGGCTATTCTTGTCCTTCAAGGACAGAGAACATCCAACGCGGCCCGCAGAAACAGATCGCAAATCAAGTGTCGACACATTGTTGGGTGTGTTGAGATGTTGACCTACTTGTTGCTGATGGTTCATGTGCTGGGGATACCCGCCGTACTGCATCTGCTGATTAGCTCCCATGTGCTGCTGCTGGTAGTGCGGCTGTGCATGCATCGGCGCAGGGCTCATGCGTGCAGCTCCTCTGAAAGGCGAGCCTGGAGGGCCGCCTTGCTGACCAAATTGTGGTGGCATCGGGCCTCGCGGTGGTTGGCCAGCCATTTGTCGGTAGCCAGTGCTTGGTGAGCCCATGAACGGTTGCTGGCCTGGGTTGAATGCACCACGACCGCGACCACTGCCACCGGAAGCTGGGAATGGAGAGCGCGACATGTTGACACCCTGGTTGCTGTGCTCGTTCTGCATCGAGTGTGAAGATGGGCGACGCTCGTGGGCCGGGACAGGACCCATATTGCCTTGGCCGCGCATCTGCGGAGTAGAATTAGCAATCAATCGAGCTGTCAGGTGACTCGGCAAATGACCTACCATTTCGGTGTCGGCAGACATGGCGCCGAAGTTGAGGCCGCCATTGTTTGTTGCATTGATGGAGGGTGGACGTCCTCCGCTGGCCGCTGGCTGTGGAATGGGCGAAGGTGAGTGCGCCGGGGATGTCACTCGCGGGTTGGATGCTGGGGTCGGGAGAGACGCGTTGTTGGGTGCAAAAGGCGCACTTCCCTGCGACTCGGCGCCATGAGCACCCATCGAGCCGAAGTTGATAGCTGGTCGGCTGTTACTATTCTGCACAGGACCGCCGTTCGGGTAGCTGCCGGATGCGCCTGATGCGCTGATCACGACCGACGTCTTTCTCGTGTGGTCCGAGGCATGTCCGTTCATACCGTTCGCTGGCTGGGAGCCTCCTTGCGCCGCAGTACCGTTCATTTGAGTGTTGTCTGAAGCTGGCTTTGCATTGTGGGCGGGCGCGGAGGCTCCAGCCGGGTGGGTTGGAGTCGCCGTTTTGGTAGCGTTTGCGTACGACCTCACAGGTAGCTGTGCCGGCACAGCTCCTGACGATGAAGAAGTCGTACCGTTGGCGATGGCGGGCGTGTCTTGGGTGGCGTGCTGTGAAGCGTTGACCGGGTTTGGCGTTGCTGAGACGGCGCTGGACATGTGCCGATTAGTGGTGCTGGAGAAAGCGAGCGCTGGTGTCGTGTGAGACGTGCGGACGGTTTTGCTTTTGTCTCGCAGCGAGTGTGTGGTGACTACACGACTCGGATCAGAGGATGCGATCGGATTAGGTGCTCGCGGTGGAGGGGAGAGGGGTGGCGCTGGACTCGGTCGCTGTCGCAAGATGATGCACAGGTGGTCGAGGAAAAGGGCGCGGTCGTCGGCGTGATGGGCGTCGACGTGGCCTGCGTGTGCGTTGCCGGATGCAATTCTCTGCGGAGTGCGCGAGATGCTCTTCTCAACAGGCAGTATCTGTCTACACGGAGATCAGACACGCAAAATGGACACGACGGTGGTGTTCGTGCCTCGTTGATGAGGTTGGTGATGAGGGAAGAGAAGACTTGTGCTGCAAAATTAAATTTGGCTGCGAGACCGATCCGCTCCTTCCTTCCTCGCCAAGTCTTCTCGACGACGACAGTCAACAGTCCACACACACTCTCTCTCTGTCATACGCGACACACTGCACACACCATTCACCGTCTCGACTCGTCCGATTCACAACAATGCGCCGCGAACAATACCGCGTTTGTCCTGGTTGCTGGGGAAGCCGCGAACTACTCGAGTGTCTGCAAACGCAGCCCTTGCTGAGGCCCCTGTCCACGACGAGTACTTCCTTGCGCGAACACAGCACTGTTTCTGGATCTCGACGACGCCCATACTTCCTCACTTCCTGCACTACCGGTGGtatatacttctttaccGTCCCTCTCCATGTGTCCTTTGTGGGAGGCAACAATCACAACCCCACGTGAAGGATGACCTTGGCTCACTGACACCGGAGCAGGATCGATAACTCCTGCTGTTGGTGACAAAAGGTACTTCTGACATGTACACAGAGCCATGCGACCGCCGACCAGGTGTCTCCAGGTCGCATCACTGTTGACTCATTGCAGTCATCGCCGCAACACTGTCAACGCTGCCTCAAACCAACGAACAGTCAACGACTACACACGTCTCCTGTGCGGCATCCCACATGCGAAAGCAATGACTCAAAACTCTGACACGTTGGTCTAGAGGCGGACTACGGCGAGCTGCAGTTGCGTGCATGAATGACGCTGTTCACTGCTGAAGATTGCGACCTAAGGAGCGACCTGCAGAACATGCGCCACTGCCACTGCGGCGTGTCGAATTCATCGTCGCATTCTGTCAAAAGCACACCGTTGCACGACTTCCGCTCTCGCCGAGACGCAGACCGCGTATGCGTTGTTGATGAGTCGGCGGGCTGTCATGCTCGCACACCACGAAGTTCAGCTTGGACGAAAGTTCAGGTGCAAGCCAGACCGGCAGTCCCCGAAAGCGCAGTCGACAGCTGCGGCGTGAACAACATACGCCCAAGATCTTTTCCCAGCACTCAGCCAAGACCGATGTACCATATCCATCTCCTTTATTCATTCCAAAGAACTCACATGCAGGAGCGACAACCACTTTTCGACACAATCGTCAGAAATATCTAAAACCGGCATCTCACACATCGCATGCCGAAAGTGGATTCCGCCGGCCCGCTGCTTCCAGCGCCGCTAGAACGAATAGAACAAAGCTTGTCCCATGGTTCACACGTGCATGACTACATCGACACGCTGCTTCGAGTGATCTGAGACGCGACGCGTTGCGAAGGTCTCAGGAACACGCGCGTGCAATGGAAACCAAGCGCGAACAGTCTCCTGCGACCACTGGCGACATATCATGGGGGGCACCGCATGGGGTGAGCTTCCGCCTGAGCACATCTCGCATGTGCGGCTCTGCGCAGATCTGCAGTCATGATACCTGATCTGAAACTGCCATCACTTGTCAGTGCACGAGACCATCGTTGTAGAATACTTGCGAGGAAGTCTCTACTGCCGCCGCACGACGCCATCCTTCGCCTCAGCATAGCTTGCGCACCCTCTGGTCCGCCTGTATCAAACAATCGGCCAGGAAACTCGAGGCGTAACAAAAGATAACTGTCAGCCATCGTCAGGTACCTGACATGACTCGTAGTGTCCGGAGATGTAGCCGTCTGTCGGGTCTCATCGCATGCCGCGAAGACCTCACCTCCTGAATCCTGGTCACAATCCTTTCATTTCTTGGCCTGTTGAACCTGTCGAGGGCTTGAGTCGAGCAACTCTGCACAAGGAGGCCTGCGGCTAAGCATGCTCAGTGTCTGCCAGTCCTTCTCATTTAACCTTAGTGGTCCTTCGTCTCTCCAACGACTGGATGCGACCAGATACCTCAACGCCCCACGGCAATGTGTCCAAAGGC
Encoded here:
- a CDS encoding Eukaryotic translation initiation factor 4 gamma, producing MSSAVSATPNPVNASQHATQDTPAIANGTTSSSSGAVPAQLPVRSYANATKTATPTHPAGASAPAHNAKPASDNTQMNGTAAQGGSQPANGMNGHASDHTRKTSVVISASGASGSYPNGGPVQNSNSRPAINFGSMGAHGAESQGSAPFAPNNASLPTPASNPRVTSPAHSPSPIPQPAASGGRPPSINATNNGGLNFGAMSADTEMMRGQGNMGPVPAHERRPSSHSMQNEHSNQGVNMSRSPFPASGGSGRGRGAFNPGQQPFMGSPSTGYRQMAGQPPRGPMPPQFGQQGGPPGSPFRGAARMSPAPMHAQPHYQQQHMGANQQMQYGGYPQHMNHQQQAMYGMPNFDPSQGYYQPYYPQNYYGQPPQSPRPGYPTPFTMPPNAQQPPFHPPGTPGAADMNRTGSQTSNRPTSAIGHPQTPAQNPAAPSHTPNASQSSAFQRPKKSSAIKITDASGNAVDFKKSAPSPNPQAQPGTPVIVSTPSNPTPPPRAPSTQHNRTESKTQQDPEKTKNEFVERVKRQAEENKRKEAEEEKAKGGKDASNAKAKERAASEEAAQNKIEKATAEAEEAAAKAASDKKAVDDAAAAKKATEDDEAEKTRKQQEEDERLEREIAEMEAAEKEEEERERAYSEKKAKQKAEQAAKEAERAKQQDEELKRQEREAEAREEARDREREGGAATDADEEKKALFAQLNKHPELGSAPESGADTPASDDTPAEASGESETPAAAPARCGAQKPKPAHLKLETNKQVERAEPTPGMQALKSARFLELKEDAKYPDGFKSPNPALNESRQKGKAYDKDFLLQFQNVFKEKPSVDWDLKVKETLGPSDEPGSARPGSARTPSGAMSRGGSNRPGAGGAFGAMGGAMGSFAGPMGGNARGTTSEQRFAMSNQMPGAPRPGGMAPPMGGRQPSNLGMGAPGAMMSRTNSSFNMAGGIGPGSPRNPSARGGKGSSKRDNPSRRQESDMAAKMPLTANKELAPLEKSSSGWKPTSIGQAASAGPDPSGNMAPDMVQRKVKAALNKMTPEKFDKIADQILEIAAQSKTEQDGRTLRQVIQLTFEKACDEAHWAGMYAKFCHKMLTTMSTDIRDETIKDKNGNPVVGGALFRKYLLNRCQEEFERGWQANLPDKPEGEEEAALLTDDYYIAAAAKRRGLGLIQFIGQLYKLRMLTLRIMHECVMRLLNFEGDPDEATVENLTTLLKAVGASMEEEEQGRGLMVTYFQRIEDSIVKSDALGSRPKFMVMDLIDLRKAGWKGKDSDKGPKTIQQIHEEAEAAQAKAELERQKTQRGGRGGPMPSGRGDARNFSGGGMPPPQDYTRTNVNMDDLRRLQNRGSNPRPTGGSLGPGGGLGPSALSSGRTGSRRGAAGLGPGSTGTSRTNTPPVDKKDEPSTAQNAFSALAALDSSGEAPEETPASPPTARTEPAAQDDDANA